In Desulfobaculum bizertense DSM 18034, a genomic segment contains:
- a CDS encoding helix-turn-helix transcriptional regulator: protein MKKLLSTKEVAQYLGVNEKMIYSLISDKGLPASKVTGKWLFPEHLVEQWVENRTINYPSTIQASSLQGLLVIAGSNDLLLEKALSLYMKRYPDEVAVFGNLGSMGGIKALHRGVCHMAASHLAEQDGKEYNFSFAAEELREQPAVVNFCRRRQCLYLKPGNPQGITGIADLKGGQLRVANRPKSTGTRLLFDSLLKEHGISPADLPGYDDERAKHMDVGLEVLSGQADLGPGIEAVAKLLGLDAIPIGWERFDLLIPKDRFFEKPVQQFINMLTDSEFKELAETLSGYDLTESGKMIFPDA from the coding sequence ATGAAAAAACTGCTCTCGACAAAAGAAGTTGCCCAGTACCTTGGGGTCAACGAAAAGATGATCTATTCACTTATTTCCGACAAAGGCCTCCCTGCCTCCAAGGTTACCGGAAAATGGCTTTTCCCTGAGCATCTTGTCGAGCAGTGGGTCGAAAACAGAACAATCAATTATCCTTCAACCATCCAGGCCAGCAGCCTTCAGGGCCTTCTGGTTATTGCTGGCTCCAATGACCTGCTTTTGGAAAAGGCACTCAGCCTCTATATGAAACGCTATCCCGACGAGGTCGCCGTCTTTGGCAACCTTGGGAGCATGGGCGGCATCAAAGCCCTGCACCGGGGCGTTTGCCACATGGCCGCCAGCCATCTCGCGGAACAGGACGGAAAAGAATACAACTTCTCTTTTGCTGCAGAAGAGCTTCGGGAGCAACCTGCTGTCGTCAACTTCTGTCGCCGAAGGCAGTGCCTGTACCTCAAGCCCGGAAATCCTCAAGGCATTACGGGCATTGCAGACCTCAAAGGTGGGCAGCTTCGCGTTGCCAACCGCCCGAAGAGCACTGGCACCCGCCTGCTCTTCGACAGCCTGCTCAAGGAGCACGGTATTTCCCCTGCGGACCTGCCCGGCTATGACGACGAACGGGCCAAACACATGGATGTCGGTCTCGAAGTCCTTTCTGGTCAGGCCGATCTTGGTCCCGGAATTGAAGCCGTTGCCAAACTTCTTGGTCTTGACGCCATCCCCATCGGCTGGGAGCGCTTTGATTTACTTATTCCAAAAGACCGCTTCTTTGAAAAGCCAGTCCAGCAGTTTATCAATATGCTCACGGACAGTGAATTCAAAGAGCTTGCGGAAACGCTCAGTGGCTACGACCTCACTGAAAGCGGAAAAATGATTTTCCCTGATGCATAA